The Coffea arabica cultivar ET-39 chromosome 1e, Coffea Arabica ET-39 HiFi, whole genome shotgun sequence genome has a window encoding:
- the LOC113735979 gene encoding ABC transporter B family member 11-like, producing MTGDEESGSPLSGHPNTNQLPAAATTQGQIHATTAAATNGDLVVTAQQDKEEPTTTTANTVPFLKLFSFADSTDIFLMIIGTIGAIGNGLSLPLMTVFFGELTDSFGQTQNIKDVVRVVSKVSLKFVYLALGSAVAGFLQVSCWMITGERQAARIRSLYLKTILRQDVGFFDKETNTGEVVGRMSGDTVLIQDAMGEKVGKFIQLVSTFIGGFVIAFAKGWLLTLVMLSSIPPLVIAGGLMSLVISRMASHGQEAYAKAAIVVEQTIGSIRTVASFTGEKQAVADYDKSLRKAYRSGVHEGLATGLGLGSVMCLVFCSYALAIWFGAKMIAEKKNTGGEVLNVIIAVLSGSMSLGQASPCMTAFASGRAAAFKMFETINRTPEIDAYDASGKTLDDIRGDIELKDVYFSYPARPDEQIFSGLSVFIPSGHTAALVGQSGSGKSTVISLIERFYDPQAGEVLIDGTNLKDFQLKWIREKIGLVSQEPVLFTASIKDNIAYSKERVTIEQIRAAAELANAAKFIDKLPKGLDTMVGEHGTQLSGGQKQRIAIARAILKDPRILLLDEATSALDAESERIVQEALDRIMVNRTTVIVAHRLSTVRNADMIAVIHRGKIIEKGTHSELTNDPEGAYSQLIRLQEVNRDAEQYIEEKDKSDITIESSRQSSQRMSLKRSISRGSSVGNSSRRSITVSFGLPTGLTMSEHTMAEPDVNTQDITSKPSNVSMRRLASLNKPEIPVILVGVIAAVANGAILPTFGILLSSVIKSFYKSPHELKKDSRFWALIFMALGVASLLAYPSRTYLFGVAGCKLIRRIRSMCFEKVVHMEVGWFDESEHSSGVVGAKLSADAASVRALVGDALAQLVQDTSSTIVGLAIAFSASWQLALIILAMLPLIGLNGYVQIKFMKGFSADAKMMYEEASQVANDAVGSIRTVASFCAEEKVMELYKKKCEGPMKTGIRQGLISGIGFGLSFALLFCVYATSFYAGARLVEDGKIAFSDVFRVFFALTMAAMAISQSSSIAPDSSKAKGAAASIFAILDRKSKIDASDESGMTLESVNGEIELQRVSFRYPSRPDVQIFRDLSLKIRSGKTVALVGESGSGKSTVISLLQRFYDPDSGHIALDGIEIQKFQVKWLRRQMGLVSQEPVLFNDTIRANIAYGKEGNGTEGEIIEAAKLANAHKFISGLQQGYETMVGERGVQLSGGQKQRVAIARAIVKGPKVLLLDEATSALDAESERIVQDALDQVMVNRTTVVVAHRLSTIKGADVIAVVKNGVIVEKGKHDALVKIKDGVYASLVALHMNANAPAAAASSSSS from the exons ATGACGGGTGATGAAGAGAGTGGTTCCCCGCTCAGCGGCCATCCAAATACCAACCAGCTGCCCGCAGCCGCAACAACCCAGGGACAGATCCACGCTACTACTGCTGCTGCAACAAATGGTGATCTGGTGGTCACTGCTCAGCAGGACAAGGAGGAGCCCACCACTACCACTGCCAATACCGTTCCCTTTCTCAAGCTTTTCTCCTTTGCCGATTCTACCGACATATTCTTGATGATCATTGGAACTATTGGTGCCATTGGCAATGGCTTGAGCCTTCCCCTCATGACCGTCTTCTTCGGAGAATTGACAGACTCTTTCGGACAAACCCAGAATATCAAAGATGTCGTCCGGGTGGTTTCTAAG GTTTCTCTCAAATTCGTCTATTTGGCTTTGGGATCTGCTGTCGCTGGATTCCTCC AGGTGAGTTGTTGGATGATCACCGGTGAGAGACAGGCTGCTCGCATAAGGAGCCTTTACTTAAAAACTATTTTGCGCCAAGATGTCGGATTCTTTGACAAGGAAACCAACACTGGAGAAGTTGTTGGCCGGATGTCTGGGGACACCGTTCTCATACAAGATGCTATGGGTGAAAAG GTTGGCAAGTTCATACAGCTCGTGTCTACGTTTATTGGAGGTTTTGTCATTGCCTTTGCCAAGGGGTGGCTTCTTACCCTCGTCATGTTATCTTCTATTCCTCCACTTGTCATTGCTGGAGGACTTATGTCCCTTGTCATTTCCCGAATGGCTTCCCATGGACAAGAAGCTTATGCCAAGGCTGCAATTGTAGTTGAGCAGACTATTGGCTCCATCAGAACT GTTGCGTCGTTCACAGGGGAAAAGCAAGCTGTGGCCGACTACGACAAGTCCCTGAGAAAAGCTTACAGATCAGGAGTACATGAGGGGCTGGCCACCGGCCTAGGTCTAGGATCAGTCATGTGTCTTGTGTTCTGCAGTTACGCTTTGGCTATCTGGTTTGGTGCAAAGATGATTGCAGAAAAAAAGAATACAGGAGGTGAAGTGCTTAATGTAATCATTGCAGTGTTATCTGGTTCCAT GTCCTTGGGACAAGCATCGCCCTGCATGACTGCATTTGCTTCAGGTCGTGCTGCAGCCTTCAAGATGTTCGAGACAATAAACAGAACACCCGAGATAGATGCATATGATGCTAGTGGAAAGACACTGGACGATATTCGCGGAGATATCGAGTTAAAGGATGTATATTTCAGTTACCCCGCCAGACCGGATGAACAAATTTTCAGTGGATTATCAGTATTCATACCTAGTGGCCATACTGCAGCATTGGTTGGGCAAAGCGGAAGTGGCAAGTCAACTGTGATTAGTTTGATTGAGAGATTCTATGATCCACAGGCTGGTGAAGTTCTAATTGATGGAACTAATCTTAAGGACTTCCAGCTCAAATGGATCAGGGAAAAGATAGGTCTTGTCAGCCAAGAACCTGTGCTTTTCACTGCCAGCATTAAGGACAATATTGCTTATAGCAAGGAAAGAGTGACAATTGAACAAATTAGAGCTGCAGCTGAGTTGGCCAATGCTGCTAAATTTATTGATAAGCTACCCAAG GGATTAGACACCATGGTCGGAGAGCACGGAACTCAGCTTTCTGGGGGACAAAAGCAAAGAATTGCCATAGCTAGAGCAATTTTAAAAGATCCACGTATTTTACTTCTAGATGAAGCAACTAGTGCCCTAGATGCAGAATCTGAAAGAATAGTACAAGAGGCATTGGACAGAATCATGGTAAATAGAACAACTGTCATTGTTGCACACCGTCTGAGCACGGTGAGAAATGCTGACATGATTGCAGTCATTCACCGGGGAAAGATTATTGAGAAAG GTACGCATTCTGAACTAACTAATGATCCCGAAGGAGCTTACAGTCAGCTTATACGCTTGCAAGAAGTGAATAGAGATGCAGAacaatatattgaagaaaaagaCAAATCTGATATCACCATAGAATCTAGTAGACAGTCAAGCCAAAGAATGTCACTCAAACGTTCCATCAGTCGTGGATCTTCTGTAGGAAATAGCAGCAGACGGTCAATCACTGTCTCATTTGGTTTACCTACTGGACTAACTATGTCTGAACATACAATGGCAGAACCTGATGTCAATACCCAGGATATCACAAGTAAGCCTTCAAATGTCTCAATGCGCCGCCTTGCTTCCCTTAACAAGCCTGAGATACCGGTGATCCTTGTCGGAGTAATAGCTGCAGTTGCTAATGGCGCAATATTACCTACTTTTGGAATCTTACTATCTAGCGTGATCAAATCATTTTATAAGTCACCTCATGAATTAAAGAAGGATTCACGATTTTGGGCGTTAATATTTATGGCTCTTGGAGTGGCATCATTACTAGCATACCCATCAAGAACGTACCTTTTTGGCGTGGCTGGATGCAAACTGATCAGACGAATTAGATCTATGTGCTTTGAGAAGGTGGTTCATATGGAGGTTGGTTGGTTTGATGAGTCCGAGCACTCAAGTGGAGTTGTTGGTGCAAAGCTCTCTGCTGATGCAGCAAGTGTGCGTGCATTAGTTGGAGATGCACTGGCGCAGTTGGTTCAAGACACTTCCTCAACAATAGTTGGTTTGGCTATTGCTTTTAGTGCAAGTTGGCAACTGGCACTTATTATTCTTGCTATGTTACCTTTGATAGGATTGAATGGATATGTACAAATCAAGTTCATGAAAGGGTTTAGTGCAGATGCAAAG ATGATGTATGAGGAAGCAAGTCAAGTTGCTAATGATGCAGTTGGAAGTATAAGAACGGTTGCTTCATTTTGTGCTGAAGAGAAGGTGATGGAATTATACAAGAAGAAATGTGAAGGACCAATGAAAACAGGGATTAGGCAAGGTTTGATTAGTGGaattggttttggtttatcATTCGCATTGCTTTTCTGTGTTTATGCCACCAGTTTCTATGCTGGAGCCCGTCTTGTGGAGGATGGTAAAATAGCATTCTCAGATGTTTTCCGT GTTTTCTTTGCTCTAACAATGGCAGCGATGGCAATCTCTCAATCTAGCTCAATTGCACCGGACTCAAGCAAAGCCAAGGGTGCTGCAGCTTCAATATTTGCAATACTTGACAGGAAATCAAAGATTGACGCAAGCGATGAGTCTGGAATGACCCTAGAGAGTGTGAATGGCGAAATTGAGTTGCAGCGTGTAAGCTTCAGGTATCCAAGCAGACCAGACGTTCAGATATTCCGAGACCTGTCCTTGAAGATTCGCAGCGGCAAG ACGGTTGCTCTAGTTGGAgagagtggaagtgggaaatcCACAGTGATCTCGTTGTTGCAAAGATTTTACGATCCTGATTCAGGTCACATTGCATTGGATGGGATTGAGATTCAAAAATTCCAAGTGAAATGGCTAAGACGGCAAATGGGCCTTGTGAGCCAAGAACCCGTGCTGTTTAATGATACAATCCGAGCCAACATAGCATACGGGAAGGAAGGGAATGGGACGGAAGGAGAAATCATAGAAGCAGCAAAGTTGGCAAATGCGCATAAGTTCATCAGTGGGTTGCAACAG GGATACGAAACAATGGTCGGAGAGCGCGGAGTCCAACTGTCGGGCGGACAAAAGCAGCGGGTGGCCATCGCACGGGCCATAGTAAAAGGTCCAAAGGTGTTGTTGCTGGACGAGGCAACCAGCGCATTGGATGCTGAATCCGAAAGAATAGTTCAAGATGCACTGGATCAAGTAATGGTGAATCGGACGACGGTGGTAGTAGCGCACAGGTTATCAACAATTAAGGGAGCAGACGTGATTGCAGTGGTAAAAAATGGAGTGATCGTGGAGAAGGGAAAGCATGACGCTCTGGTCAAGATTAAAGATGGTGTTTATGCCTCCTTAGTCGCACTTCACATGAATGCCAATGctcctgctgctgctgcttcttcttcttcttcatga
- the LOC113735967 gene encoding uncharacterized protein isoform X3 yields the protein MADDDHLPPQIRLVNFVSEEQLEEARRSRGSRIDDGTAQRDRSLYEILKENKDRKDAEFNERFKHRPPKALDEDETEFLDKLEMSRREYERQVADEEALQLQRFQAAVAAQCDVHELKETPSAPKVQLGY from the exons ATGGCGGACGACGACCATTTGCCTCCCCAGATCAGGCTCGTCAATTTCGTCTCTGAAGAACAG TTGGAAGAAGCCAGGAGAAGTAGGGGGTCTCGCATCGACGATGGAACTGCCCAGAGAGATAGGTCCCTCTACGAG ATCCTCAAGGAGAATAAAGACAGAAAAGATGCAGAATTCAATGAGCGTTTCAAGCATA GACCTCCCAAAGCATTGGATGAAGATGAGACTGAGTTTCTCGATAAATTAGAGATG TCAAGGAGAGAATATGAACGCCAAGTGGCAGATGAAGAAGCACTGCAGCTGCAAAGATTTCAA GCGGCTGTGGCAGCACAATGTGATGTTCATGAGCTAAAGGAGACGCCTTCTGCTCCCAAAGTACAG CTAGGCTATTGA
- the LOC113735967 gene encoding uncharacterized protein isoform X1, translated as MADDDHLPPQIRLVNFVSEEQLEEARRSRGSRIDDGTAQRDRSLYEILKENKDRKDAEFNERFKHRPPKALDEDETEFLDKLEMSRREYERQVADEEALQLQRFQAAVAAQCDVHELKETPSAPKVQDQNMSKRKNPSSQPLGMVIKVKPQAKKAKGDLMGSEETAIAVETPGGDKAETHNSDNEKFHFARNSSLVSYSESDEDE; from the exons ATGGCGGACGACGACCATTTGCCTCCCCAGATCAGGCTCGTCAATTTCGTCTCTGAAGAACAG TTGGAAGAAGCCAGGAGAAGTAGGGGGTCTCGCATCGACGATGGAACTGCCCAGAGAGATAGGTCCCTCTACGAG ATCCTCAAGGAGAATAAAGACAGAAAAGATGCAGAATTCAATGAGCGTTTCAAGCATA GACCTCCCAAAGCATTGGATGAAGATGAGACTGAGTTTCTCGATAAATTAGAGATG TCAAGGAGAGAATATGAACGCCAAGTGGCAGATGAAGAAGCACTGCAGCTGCAAAGATTTCAA GCGGCTGTGGCAGCACAATGTGATGTTCATGAGCTAAAGGAGACGCCTTCTGCTCCCAAAGTACAG GATCAAAAtatgtccaagaggaagaatcCTTCTTCTCAACCATTAGGCATGGTTATTAAAGTCAAGCCGCAAGCAAAGAAAGCAAAAGGGGATTTGATGGGTTCAGAGGAGACTGCAATTGCTGTGGAAACACCTGGTGGTGATAAAGCTGAAACTCATAATAGCGATAATGAGAAGTTCCATTTTGCCAGGAATAGCAGTTTGGTTTCGTACAGTGAAAGTGATGAAGATGAATGA
- the LOC113735967 gene encoding uncharacterized protein isoform X2, with product MADDDHLPPQIRLVNFVSEEQLEEARRSRGSRIDDGTAQRDRSLYEILKENKDRKDAEFNERFKHRPPKALDEDETEFLDKLEMSRREYERQVADEEALQLQRFQAAVAAQCDVHELKETPSAPKVQTIRMK from the exons ATGGCGGACGACGACCATTTGCCTCCCCAGATCAGGCTCGTCAATTTCGTCTCTGAAGAACAG TTGGAAGAAGCCAGGAGAAGTAGGGGGTCTCGCATCGACGATGGAACTGCCCAGAGAGATAGGTCCCTCTACGAG ATCCTCAAGGAGAATAAAGACAGAAAAGATGCAGAATTCAATGAGCGTTTCAAGCATA GACCTCCCAAAGCATTGGATGAAGATGAGACTGAGTTTCTCGATAAATTAGAGATG TCAAGGAGAGAATATGAACGCCAAGTGGCAGATGAAGAAGCACTGCAGCTGCAAAGATTTCAA GCGGCTGTGGCAGCACAATGTGATGTTCATGAGCTAAAGGAGACGCCTTCTGCTCCCAAAGTACAG ACAATAAGGATGAAGTAA
- the LOC113735940 gene encoding protein transport protein SEC23 A-like, giving the protein MTNQPPPQSSFNAYPVNIHPSNPAETKLSSSSPFLSPSAPPSRFPPPAPPLLQPNQIPSPSIKIPNLASPSNPIRTPSPLPVPHLSTPPGPPVFSSPLQPAAVPFRTSPATPQPLAFSSGSSLPASSSPQVLNGFTQLQHQISDTTEEYSHLSDSPNVLFTAHKVLKQKKLANVPSLGFGALVSPGQEVSPGPQIIQRDPHRCQNCGAFSNLYCNILLGSGQWQCVICRNLNASEGEYIASSKEELRNLPELSSPLVEYVQTGNKRPGFIPVSDSRVTAPIVLVIDECLDESHLQHLQSSLHAFVDSLPPTTRIGVVLYGRTVSVYDFSEELSACADVLPGGKSPSPESLKAMVYGTGIYLSPIHASLPVAHTIFSSLRPFKLNIPEASRDRCLGAAVEVALAIVQGPSAEVSRGVVKRPGGNSRIIVCAGGPSTYGPGSVPHSFGHPNYPHLEKTALKWMENLGREAHHRGTVIDVLCAGTCPVRVPILQCLAKASGGVLVLHDDFGEAFGVNLQRASCRAAGSQGLLEVRCSDDIFVSQVIGPGEEAHIDSNDAFRNDGALSVKMFSVEETQSFALFMEARADIKSDFVYFQFVIQFSNVYQADISRVITVRFPTVDTVSAYLESVQDEAAAVLIAKKTLLRAKNFNEALDMQSTIDERVKDIASKFGSQLPKSKLNQFPKELSLLPELLFHLRRGPLLGSILGHEDERSVLRNLFLNASFDLSLRMVAPRCLMHREGGTFEELPAYDLAMQSDAAVVLDHGTDVFIWLGTELAAQEGKSAAALAACRTLAEELTEMRFPAPRILAFKEGSSQARYFVSRLIPAHKDPPYEQEARFPQLRTLSAEQRTKLKSSFLNFDDPSFCEWMRSLKVLPPEPS; this is encoded by the exons ATGACCAATCAGCCGCCCCCACAGTCGTCTTTCAATGCCTACCCTGTTAACATCCACCCCTCCAACCCTGCGGAAACTAAGTTGAGCAGCTCTTCTCCTTTCCTTTCACCATCTGCCCCACCGTCAAGATTTCCTCCGCCGGCGCCACCACTTCTGCAGCCCAACCAAATCCCATCACCGTCTATCAAGATCCCAAATCTAGCTTCCCCTTCCAATCCCATCAGAACCCCAAGCCCTCTCCCTGTTCCTCATCTCAGCACTCCACCGGGTCCTCCTGTCTTCTCTTCCCCGCTGCAACCTGCTGCTGTGCCATTCAGAACTTCGCCAGCCACTCCTCAGCCACTTGCTTTCTCTTCCGGTTCGTCTTTACCCGCATCTTCGTCTCCACAAGTTTTAAATGGCTTCACTCAGTTGCAGCACCAAATTTCTGACACTACAGAGGAGTATAGCCATCTTTCGGATTCTCCAAATGTCTTATTCACAGCCCACAAG GTgctgaaacaaaagaaactagcTAATGTTCCCAGTTTAGGATTTGGTGCACTTGTTTCCCCTGGCCAGGAGGTCTCACCAGGTCCTCAAATAATACAACGTGATCCCCACAGGTGCCAAAATTGTGGGGCCTTTTCAAATCTCTATTGCAATATCTTGCTTGGGTCAGGCCAGTGGCAGTGTGTCATATGCCGTAATCTAAATGCAAGTGAGGGTGAATACATAGCTTCCAGCAAGGAAGAACTTCGTAATCTGCCAGAATTGTCTTCTCCACTGGTTGAATATGTTCAGACCGGTAACAAGAGACCTGGGTTTATCCCAGTTTCTGATTCTAGGGTGACAGCACCAATTGTTCTTGTAATAGATGAGTGCTTGGACGAATCACATCTCCAACACCTACAAAGCTCGTTGCATGCGTTTGTTGATTCTCTGCCTCCAACCACACGAATTGGAGTTGTGCTTTATGGCCGGACGGTGTCAGTGTATGATTTTTCAGAAGAATTATCTGCCTGTGCTGATGTACTCCCCGGGGGCAAATCACCTAGTCCAGAGTCTTTAAAAGCAATGGTTTATGGGACTGGGATATACTTGTCACCAATTCATGCATCCCTTCCCGTTGCACATACAATATTTTCGTCGTTGAGGCCATTCAAACTAAATATTCCTGAAGCTTCCAGAGACCGTTGTCTGGGTGCTGCGGTAGAAGTTGCTCTGGCAATAGTCCAGGGTCCTTCTGCAGAAGTGTCACGGGGGGTTGTAAAAAGGCCTGGTGGAAATAGTAGAATAATTGTCTGTGCTGGTGGTCCTAGTACATATGGCCCTGGTTCAGTTCCTCATTCTTTCGGTCACCCTAATTATCCTCACTTGGAGAAAACAGCACTGAAGTGGATGGAGAATCTAGGCCGCGAGGCTCATCACCGTGGTACAGTGATTGATGTGTTATGCGCTGGGACATGCCCAGTACGAGTACCTATATTACAATGTCTTGCCAAAGCTTCTGGTGGAGTTCTTGTTCTTCATGATGATTTTGGTGAAGCATTTGGTGTGAATTTGCAGAGGGCATCTTGCAGGGCTGCAGGTTCTCAAGGTTTGCTGGAGGTCCGTTGTTCTGATGATATTTTTGTGAGTCAAGTAATAGGCCCTGGTGAGGAGGCACACATTGACAGTAATGATGCGTTCAGGAATGATGGCGCTCTTTCTGTAAAGATGTTTAGTGTTGAAGAAACACAGAGCTTTGCATTATTCATGGAGGCTAGGGCAGACATCAAGAGTGACTTTGTGTATTTTCAATTTGTAATCCAATTTTCAAATGTTTATCAAGCTGATATCTCAAGAGTGATAACTGTCAGATTTCCTACAGTGGACACTGTGTCGGCTTATCTTGAGAGTGTCCAAGATGAAGCTGCTGCCGTACTTATTGCCAAGAAGACCCTTTTGCGAGCCAAGAACTTCAATGAAGCACTTGATATGCAATCAACAATTGATGAAAGAGTTAAAGATATTGCTAGTAAGTTTGGGTCTCAATTGCCAAAATCAAAGCTTAATCAGTTTCCAAAGGAACTCTCTTTGTTGCCAGAACTATTATTCCATCTCAGAAGGGGCCCACTTCTGGGAAGCATTCTCGGTCATGAGGACGAGAGGTCTGTATTGCGGAACTTGTTTCTGAATGCATCGTTTGATTTGTCACTTCGTATGGTAGCACCTCGCTGTCTAATGCATCGAGAGGGGGGCACATTTGAGGAGCTACCTGCATATGACCTTGCTATGCAATCTGATGCAGCAGTGGTTCTTGACCACGGAACAGATGTCTTCATTTGGCTG GGTACCGAACTTGCTGCTCAGGAAGGAAAAAGCGCTGCTGCTTTGGCAGCTTGTAGGACATTGGCTGAAGAGCTAACTGAAATGCGGTTCCCAGCTCCACGGATTCTTGCTTTCAAG GAGGGGAGTTCTCAGGCTCGATATTTTGTTTCTCGGTTGATTCCAGCTCACAAAGACCCCCCATACGAGCAG GAGGCTAGGTTTCCACAGCTTCGGACTTTGTCAGCAGAGCAGAGGACGAAGCTGAAAAGTAGCTTTCTTAACTTTGACGATCCCAGCTTCTGTGAGTGGATGCGAAGCTTGAAAGTTCTGCCACCAGAGCCAAGCTAA